A portion of the Candidatus Dormiibacterota bacterium genome contains these proteins:
- a CDS encoding cysteine synthase family protein, translating to MDILLAIGNTSMVRLRKVVPAGCADIFVKLEWENPSGSFKDRMALAVISRAEEDGRLKSGDTVLEYTGGSTGTSLALICAAKGYPIRIVSSDAFSQEKLDHMAALGAELTLVPSEGGRTTKKLILDMIEAARKLSREPHTYWTDQLNNKDSLAGYYPLGEEIWSQTKGEIDAFVHCVGTAASSRGVATVLKRHKPGIKIVVVEPAESSVLLGGQAGPHNIEGVGIGFSPPLWDPTLVDEILPVRTDDAKEMARRIAREEALFAGTSSGANVVAAIRVAKRLGLGARVVTLMGDSGLKYLSTDVYRKR from the coding sequence ATGGATATTCTTCTCGCAATTGGGAACACATCGATGGTCCGGCTTCGCAAGGTCGTACCGGCCGGATGCGCGGACATCTTCGTGAAGCTCGAGTGGGAGAACCCTTCCGGCAGCTTCAAGGACCGGATGGCGCTGGCGGTGATCTCGCGGGCCGAGGAGGATGGGCGGCTGAAGAGCGGTGACACCGTCCTCGAGTACACGGGCGGCAGCACAGGGACATCTTTGGCGTTGATCTGCGCCGCCAAAGGCTACCCTATCCGGATCGTCAGCTCCGACGCGTTCAGCCAGGAGAAGCTGGATCACATGGCGGCGCTGGGCGCGGAGCTGACCCTCGTCCCGAGCGAAGGGGGCCGGACCACCAAGAAGCTGATCCTCGACATGATCGAGGCGGCCCGCAAGTTGAGCCGGGAGCCGCACACCTACTGGACCGACCAGCTCAACAACAAGGACAGCCTCGCCGGCTACTACCCGCTGGGCGAGGAGATCTGGAGTCAAACCAAGGGAGAGATCGACGCCTTCGTTCACTGCGTGGGCACGGCGGCTTCATCGCGGGGAGTCGCGACGGTGCTGAAGCGACACAAGCCGGGCATCAAGATCGTCGTCGTCGAGCCGGCCGAGTCCTCGGTGCTGCTGGGAGGCCAGGCGGGGCCTCACAACATCGAAGGCGTCGGGATCGGCTTCAGCCCCCCGCTCTGGGACCCGACCCTCGTGGACGAGATCCTTCCGGTCAGGACGGACGACGCGAAGGAGATGGCGAGGCGCATCGCGCGCGAGGAGGCGCTGTTCGCGGGGACGTCCTCCGGTGCCAACGTCGTCGCCGCGATCCGGGTGGCTAAGCGGCTTGGGCTGGGTGCCAGGGTGGTCACGTTGATGGGCGACTCCGGCCTGAAGTACCTGAGCACTGACGTATACAGGAAGAGATAA
- a CDS encoding DUF1272 domain-containing protein codes for MLELRPTCENCNKALPPDSIEARICSYECTFCAPCVNNVLGNICPNCGGGFVPRPIRPATNWKGDNFLGKDPASTKVRHRPVDPAVHAKFSAPIRSIPPEKR; via the coding sequence ATGCTGGAGCTCCGCCCGACCTGCGAGAACTGCAACAAGGCCTTGCCGCCTGACTCGATCGAGGCACGCATCTGCAGCTATGAATGCACCTTTTGCGCGCCTTGCGTCAACAACGTCCTGGGGAACATCTGCCCGAACTGCGGCGGCGGATTCGTCCCGAGGCCGATCAGGCCGGCGACGAACTGGAAAGGCGACAACTTCCTCGGCAAAGACCCGGCGAGCACCAAAGTCCGGCACCGACCGGTCGATCCCGCGGTACACGCGAAGTTCTCGGCGCCCATCCGGAGCATTCCGCCGGAGAAGAGGTAG